In Helianthus annuus cultivar XRQ/B chromosome 9, HanXRQr2.0-SUNRISE, whole genome shotgun sequence, the following are encoded in one genomic region:
- the LOC110879886 gene encoding 4-coumarate--CoA ligase-like 9, protein MADTTTIDPRNGFNSTTKTFHSLRPPAPLPPPSQPLSITDYTLSLLQSNPTSSPNTDFLIDSTTGHRLSYSDFIRQTHSLTASLATILPPHGNNQVALIISPTSFHIPVLYFSLLALGITISPVNPVSTKSELTDLIRISNPVIAFATSAVSSKLPSSFPLGTIIIDSPEFVSMLQNSSSDVIHRKVNQSDTAAILYSSGTTGRIKGVELTHRNFIAITSNSHYNRFVRDEKASPEPQSVWLFPLPLFHVFGFFMIIRATSFGATLVLMEKFEFNNALKAVEKYKVTYMPVSPPLVVAMAKSDLVPKYDLSSIRMIACGGAPLGKEVAKSFSVRFPQVDIVQGFGMTETGGAVTGMSNPDECEHYGSAGRLSCNVEAKIVDPETSEALSPMQQGELWLRGPMIMKGYVGDKEATAAAMDTEGWLKTGDLCYFDYDGFLFVVDRLKELIKYKAYQVPPAELERYLQSIPEVVDAAVIPYPDEDAGQIPMAYVVRKPGSKISEAQIMEIIAKQVSPYKKIRKVAFINAIPKTPAGKILRRELVKHALSGASSKL, encoded by the exons ATGGCGGATACAACCACCATAGATCCCCGCAACGGCTTCAATTCCACCACCAAAACTTTCCACAGCCTCCGCCCACCGGCTCCTCTCCCTCCTCCATCACAACCACTCTCCATCACCGACTACACACTCTCCCTCCTCCAATCCAACCCTACATCCTCCCCCAATACCGATTTCCTCATCGACTCCACCACCGGCCACCGCCTCTCCTACTCCGATTTCATCCGTCAAACTCACTCTCTAACCGCCTCACTCGCTACAATTCTTCCTCCACATGGCAATAATCAAGTCGCCTTGATTATATCTCCAACTTCCTTTCACATTCCGGTATTATATTTCTCTCTTCTAGCCCTAGGTATCACTATCTCACCTGTTAATCCAGTTTCAACCAAATCGGAGCTAACCGACCTTATTCGGATTAGTAATCCTGTAATCGCCTTCGCTACATCCGCCGTTAGTTCTAAACTACCGTCGTCGTTTCCGTTAGGTACGATTATCATCGATTCTCCAGAATTCGTTTCCATGTTACAAAACTCAAGCTCTGACGTCATTCATCGGAAAGTTAACCAATCCGATACGGCGGCAATTCTGTATTCCTCCGGTACAACCGGCAGAATCAAAGGTGTGGAGTTAACTCACCGGAATTTCATCGCGATTACATCCAATTCACACTACAACAGATTCGTGAGAGACGAGAAGGCATCTCCAGAACCTCAGTCTGTATGGTTGTTTCCGCTACCTTTATTTCACGTTTTCGGGTTTTTTATGATTATTAGGGCTACGTCGTTCGGGGCGACGCTGGTTTTGATGGAGAAATTTGAGTTCAATAACGCGTTGAAAGCGGTGGAGAAATACAAGGTGACGTACATGCCAGTCTCACCGCCGCTCGTGGTGGCGATGGCGAAATCTGATCTCGTTCCCAAATACGACCTGAGCTCGATTCGGATGATCGCTTGCGGTGGCGCTCCGTTAGGAAAAGAAGTGGCTAAGAGCTTCTCGGTGAGGTTTCCCCAAGTCGATATTGTCCAG GGGTTCGGCATGACAGAGACTGGGGGAGCGGTTACAGGAATGAGCAATCCAGATGAGTGTGAACACTATGGATCTGCCGGCCGTTTATCGTGTAATGTGGAGGCCAAAATAGTTGATCCTGAAACCAGTGAGGCTTTATCTCCTATGCAACAAGGGGAACTATGGCTAAGAGGGCCCATGATCATGAAAG GTTATGTTGGAGATAAGGAAGCAACTGCTGCAGCTATGGACACTGAGGGGTGGTTAAAGACCGGTGACCTTTGTTATTTCGATTATGATGGTTTCCTTTTTGTTGTTGATCGATTAAAAGAATTAATCAAATATAAGGCTTATCAG GTCCCGCCAGCTGAACTAGAGCGCTACCTTCAATCAATCCCAGAAGTTGTAGATGCTGCTGTGATTCC ATATCCAGATGAAGACGCTGGGCAGATTCCCATGGCGTACGTGGTGAGAAAACCTGGAAGCAAAATCAGTGAGGCCCAAATCATGGAGATTATTGCAAAACAG GTATCACCATACAAAAAGATTAGAAAAGTTGCATTTATAAACGCAATTCCGAAGACCCCAGCAGGAAAGATATTGAGAAGAGAGTTGGTTAAGCATGCTCTATCTGGTGCTTCATCTAAACTGTGA
- the LOC110879890 gene encoding mitochondrial pyruvate carrier 1 isoform X1, which yields MALFKAFINSPVGPKTTHFWGPVSNLGFFIAGVADMKKPPEMLSGNMTGVLCVYSALFMRFAWMVRPRNHMLLASHALNESVQLYQLSRWAKGKGYLQPKEDKAPSST from the exons ATGGCGCTCTTCAAGGCCTTCATCAACAGTCCTGTTGGACCTAAGACTACTCATTTCTGGGGTCCTGTATCCAACTTAGGATTCTTTATTGCG GGGGTAGCTGACATGAAGAAACCACCAGAGATGTTATCCGGCAACATGACTGGAG TGTTGTGTGTTTATTCGGCCTTATTCATGAGGTTTGCATGGATGGTGCGACCTCGAAATCATATGCTTCTTGCCAGCCATGCTTTAAATGAATCGGTTCAGCTTTATCAACTTTCACGTTGGGCAAAAGGAAAAGG GTATTTGCAGCCAAAGGAAGATAAGGCACCATCAAGTACTTAA
- the LOC110879890 gene encoding mitochondrial pyruvate carrier 1 isoform X2: MALFKAFINSPVGPKTTHFWGPVSNLGFFIAGVADMKKPPEMLSGNMTGVLCVYSALFMRFAWMVRPRNHMLLASHALNESVQLYQLSRWAKGKG, encoded by the exons ATGGCGCTCTTCAAGGCCTTCATCAACAGTCCTGTTGGACCTAAGACTACTCATTTCTGGGGTCCTGTATCCAACTTAGGATTCTTTATTGCG GGGGTAGCTGACATGAAGAAACCACCAGAGATGTTATCCGGCAACATGACTGGAG TGTTGTGTGTTTATTCGGCCTTATTCATGAGGTTTGCATGGATGGTGCGACCTCGAAATCATATGCTTCTTGCCAGCCATGCTTTAAATGAATCGGTTCAGCTTTATCAACTTTCACGTTGGGCAAAAGGAAAAGGGTAA